The Mucilaginibacter mallensis genome has a segment encoding these proteins:
- a CDS encoding class II glutamine amidotransferase, with product MSDQIKHECGVAFIRLLKPLSFYQKKYGTALYGINKLYLLMEKQHNRGQDGAGVATIKLDVEPGKRYISRHRSMASNAVADIFEYIQKKFAEIEKETPERMADAEWLKQHVSFTGEVLLGHLRYGTHGKNSIENCHPFLRQNNWMTRNLVIAGNFNMTNVEELLQQLYDLGQHPKEKADTVTVLEKIGHFLDTENQGLFDQYKREGLDDNMEISKLIANDMDVAKILRKSARSWDGGYTIAGILGHGDAFVMRDPIGIRPAYYYYNDEIVVAASERPAIQTAFNIPIDQIREIKPGHALIVKKNGKITEDMFSEPQEKKACSFERIYFSRGSDASIYRERKQLGRLLCPQILDAVGHDVKNTVFSYIPNTAEVAFYGMVEGIHKYIKKYQRDRLLNRADKISEEELTEVLSMAPRVEKIAIKDVKLRTFITQDADRSEMVAHVYDTTYGLIKNGDDTLVVLDDSIVRGTTLKQSILKILDRLGPKKIVVVSSAPQIRYPDCYGIDMSRMGEFVAFEAAISLLKEKNMEDVILNVYQKCKDSAHLTKEEVVNYVKAIYEPFTDQEISDRIAKIITPEKTNAKVHVIYQTLDNLHKACPDHTGDWYFSGDYPTPGGNKVVNRAFVNWMEGKKDRAYA from the coding sequence ATGAGCGATCAGATTAAACATGAGTGCGGTGTGGCGTTTATTCGTCTTCTGAAACCACTCTCTTTTTATCAAAAAAAGTACGGCACAGCGCTGTACGGCATAAACAAGCTATACCTTTTAATGGAAAAACAGCATAACCGCGGCCAGGATGGCGCCGGTGTTGCTACCATTAAACTGGATGTTGAACCCGGTAAGCGCTATATAAGCAGGCACCGTTCAATGGCTTCAAATGCTGTTGCTGATATATTCGAATACATCCAGAAAAAATTTGCTGAGATTGAAAAGGAGACGCCTGAAAGAATGGCCGATGCTGAATGGCTCAAGCAACACGTTAGTTTTACCGGCGAAGTGTTACTGGGCCATTTGCGTTATGGTACGCATGGCAAAAACAGCATTGAAAACTGTCACCCCTTTTTAAGGCAAAATAATTGGATGACCCGTAACCTGGTTATTGCAGGTAACTTTAACATGACTAATGTTGAAGAGCTACTGCAACAACTATACGACCTCGGCCAGCACCCTAAAGAAAAAGCTGATACCGTTACCGTGCTTGAAAAGATAGGCCACTTTCTGGATACAGAAAATCAGGGGCTTTTTGATCAGTATAAACGCGAAGGTTTGGACGATAACATGGAGATCAGCAAACTGATAGCCAATGATATGGATGTTGCCAAAATTCTACGTAAATCAGCCCGTTCATGGGATGGTGGTTATACCATTGCCGGTATACTGGGCCATGGTGATGCATTTGTAATGCGCGACCCGATCGGTATCCGCCCTGCGTACTATTACTACAACGATGAAATAGTTGTTGCAGCCTCAGAACGTCCCGCTATACAAACAGCTTTCAATATTCCTATCGACCAGATCAGGGAAATAAAACCTGGTCATGCCTTGATCGTGAAGAAGAATGGCAAGATCACTGAAGATATGTTCAGCGAGCCGCAGGAAAAGAAAGCATGTTCATTTGAGCGTATTTACTTTTCACGCGGTAGTGATGCCTCTATTTACCGTGAGCGTAAGCAGTTAGGTAGATTGCTTTGTCCGCAGATATTGGATGCTGTAGGACATGATGTTAAAAATACCGTATTCTCTTATATCCCTAACACAGCCGAAGTTGCCTTTTATGGTATGGTTGAGGGGATACATAAATACATTAAGAAATACCAGCGCGATCGTTTATTGAACCGTGCGGATAAGATAAGTGAAGAAGAATTGACCGAGGTACTGAGTATGGCGCCACGTGTTGAGAAGATCGCTATTAAAGATGTTAAGCTGCGCACCTTCATCACTCAGGATGCTGACCGCAGCGAAATGGTTGCCCACGTTTATGATACCACTTATGGCCTCATAAAAAATGGCGACGATACATTGGTTGTATTAGATGACTCGATAGTTCGTGGTACTACGCTTAAGCAAAGTATATTAAAGATACTGGATCGTTTAGGTCCTAAAAAGATCGTTGTAGTTTCATCTGCTCCGCAAATCCGTTACCCTGATTGTTATGGTATCGATATGTCGCGCATGGGTGAGTTTGTGGCTTTTGAGGCGGCTATAAGCCTGCTGAAGGAGAAAAACATGGAAGATGTGATCCTGAATGTTTACCAGAAATGCAAGGATAGCGCCCATCTGACTAAAGAAGAGGTGGTAAATTATGTAAAGGCCATTTACGAACCATTTACCGATCAGGAAATATCTGATCGTATTGCAAAGATCATCACACCTGAAAAAACCAATGCCAAAGTACACGTGATATACCAAACACTGGATAACCTGCATAAAGCCTGCCCGGA